One part of the Drosophila teissieri strain GT53w chromosome 3R, Prin_Dtei_1.1, whole genome shotgun sequence genome encodes these proteins:
- the LOC122620435 gene encoding octopamine receptor Oamb isoform X1 — MNETECEDLIKSVKWTEPANLISLAVLEFINVLVIGGNCLVIAAVFCSNKLRSVTNFFIVNLAVADLLVGLAVLPFSATWEVFKVWIFGDLWCRIWLAVDVWMCTASILNLCAISLDRYVAVTRPVTYPSIMSTKKAKSLIAGIWVLSFFICFPPLVGWKDQKAVIQPTYPKGNHTLYYTTTMSSSEDGQLGLDSIKDQGEASLPPSPPHVGNGNAYNPYDPDFAPIDGSAEIRIAAMGSTSTSASTTITTTTSSASTTETEMDLDLLNTPPQNRPQTISGSCPWKCELTNDRGYVLYSALGSFYIPMFVMLFFYWRIYRAAVRTTRAINQGFKTTKGSKGIGSRFEEQRLTLRIHRGRGSNQQDSMHSNGSTQSTTTTLGTPSPERLSKYATRRLHHHDKIKISVSYPSSENISELAGHGDVGHERRASGNALFAVHYNGTNGRESTESQLYRQQQHGVASSCYLQVGKGLPELARRQSNTSEAGGSGHSRPANKKMGRRNIKAQVKRFRMETKAAKTLAIIVGMFIFCWCPFFTMYIIRPFCQDCVDPLLFSVLFWLGYCNSAVNPMIYALFSKDFRFAFKRIICRCFCSRQSVSLKSSRRGSDMSAIRIRARTPSITPSAAAHSFGDESELHHSEMSNDPR, encoded by the exons ATGAATGAAACAGAGTGCGAGGATCTCATCAAATCTGTGAAATGGACGGAACCAGCCAATCTGATCTCCCTGGCCGTACTCGAGTTCATCAACGTTCTGGTCATCGGTGGCAACTGCCTCGTGATTGCCGCCGTCTTCTGTTCGAATAAGTTGAGGAGTGTGACGAACTTCTTCATTGTCAACCTGGCTGTGGCCGACCTTCTGGTGGGTTTGGCCGTGCTACCCTTCTCAGCCACCTGGGAGGTTTTCAAG GTTTGGATATTCGGCGATCTCTGGTGCCGCATTTGGCTGGCTGTCGATGTGTGGATGTGCACGGCATCGATCCTGAATCTGTGTGCCATATCTCTGGATCGCTATGTGGCGGTCACGCGACCCGTCACCTACCCAAGCATTATGTCCACGAAGAAGGCCAAGTCCTTAATCGCCGGCATTTGGGTACtctcattttttatttgctttccgCCGCTAGTCGGCTGGAAGGATCAGAAG GCGGTTATACAGCCGACCTATCCAAAGGGAAACCATACGCTTTACTACACCACCACGATGTCAAGCTCGGAGGATGGTCAACTAGGGTTAGATAGCATTAAGGACCAGGGCGAGGCCTCTTTGCCTCCCTCCCCGCCGCATGTCGGCAATGGGAACGCCTACAATCCCTACGATCCCGATTTCGCGCCCATCGATGGATCCGCGGAGATTCGGATTGCGGCCATGGGCTCGACTAGTACTTCGGCATCCACAACCATCACGACGACAACGTCCAGTGCGAGCAccacggaaacggaaatggacCTCGATCTGCTGAACACACCGCCGCAGAACAGACCCCAGACCATTTCCGGCAGCTGTCCATGGAAGTGCGAGCTGACCAACGATCGGGGTTATGTCCTGTACTCCGCCCTGGGATCCTTCTACATACCCATGTTCGTGATGCTCTTCTTCTACTGGCGCATCTACCGAGCTGCCGTGAGAACCACGAGGGCCATCAACCAGGGCTTTAAGACCACCAAGG GTTCCAAGGGCATCGGGTCGCGCTTCGAGGAGCAACGCCTTACTTTGCGCATCCACCGAGGACGGGGATCCAACCAGCAGGACTCCATGCACAGCAACGGGAGCACCCagagcaccaccaccaccctaGGCACCCCTTCCCCGGAGAGGCTGTCGAAGTACGCCACCAGGCGACTGCACCACCACGACAAGATCAAGATCTCGGTGTCCTACCCCTCCAGCGAAAACATCAGCGAGCTTGCCGGGCACGGGGATGTGGGCCACGAGCGGCGGGCATCGGGAAACGCACTGTTTGCCGTCCACTACAACGGCACCAATGGGCGGGAGTCCACAGAATCGCAACTCTaccgacagcagcagcacggcGTGGCCAGCTCATGCTACCTGCAGGTGGGAAAGGGTCTGCCGGAGCTGGCCAGACGGCAGAGCAACACCAGCGAAGCCGGAGGATCGGGGCACTCGCGTCCGGCCAACAAAAAGATGGGCAGGCGCAACATCAAGGCGCAGGTGAAGCGCTTCCGCATGGAGACTAAAGCCGCCAAGACACTGGCCATCATCGTAGGCATGTTCATCTTTTGCTGGTGCCCCTTCTTCACCATGTACATCATCCGGCCGTTCTGCCAGGACTGCGTCGATCCGCTGCTCTTTTCGGTGCTCTTTTGGCTTGGCTACTGCAACTCTGCCGTAAACCCCATGATCTACGCCCTGTTCTCCAAGGACTTCCGCTTCGCCTTCAAGCGGATTATCTGCAGGTGCTTCTGCTCCCGGCAGTCCGTCTCCCTAAAGAGCTCCCGCCGCGGATCTGACATGTCGGCCATTCGCATTCGGGCCCGAACGCCCAGCATAACGCCTAGTGCTGCGGCCCACAGTTTCGGGGACGAGAGTGAGCTGCACCACTCTGAGATGAGCAACGACCCCAGGTGA
- the LOC122621038 gene encoding histidine-rich protein PFHRP-II, with the protein MKPFFITAALLVSTVSASWHGAVSTQYQHLDPHSHTYSYGYADPNSQKHETRSHDGTTHGSYSYLDGHGHVQSVSYTADPHHGFNAVGTNLPQAPQVHAAPVYAAAHAHGAYAPYAHGPIHIPVLTHGGVPVDTPEVQHAKAAHAAAHAAAAHNAGGHHLYKRSIYGGGWGYGQAAHVPLTHGGVPVDTPDVQAAKAEHYAAHAKALGQVAHAHGAPVETPEVQHAKAAHFAAHAAARSGHAVAPINHGGYHVPVIHNGVPVDTPEVQHAKAAHYAAVSQASAHGGASHGSWDDGSYDGRWEQSHSSHNSYASGYAHKGPIHIPVIHNGVPVEPAEVQHARAAHLNALAAAGHGAPASHGGYYGGNGHEDDGQYHAHYDHY; encoded by the exons ATGAAGCCATTC TTTATTACCGCAGCGTTGCTGGTCTCGACGGTGTCCGCCTCGTGGCACGGAGCCGTCTCCACACAGTACCAGCACCTAGACCCGCACAGCCACACCTACTCCTACGGATACGCCGATCCCAACTCACAGAAGCACGAGACGCGCAGCCATGACGGCACCACGCACGGGTCCTACTCCTATTTGGATGGTCATGGTCATGTGCAGTCGGTGTCTTACACCGCTGATCCGCATCATGGCTTCAACGCCGTGGGCACCAATCTGCCTCAGGCTCCTCAAGTTCATGCCGCTCCCGTCTATGCCGCCGCCCACGCCCATGGTGCATATGCTCCTTACGCCCACGGACCCATTCACATCCCGGTGCTGACCCACGGAGGCGTCCCCGTCGATACTCCCGAAGTGCAACACGCCAAGGCCGCCCATGCCGCTGCCCACGCTGCTGCCGCCCACAATGCCGGAGGACACCACCTGTACAAGCGTTCTATCTACGGCGGAGGATGGGGCTACGGACAGGCCGCCCATGTGCCGCTGACTCATGGAGGTGTGCCCGTTGATACTCCCGATGTGCAGGCCGCCAAAGCCGAACACTATGCCGCCCACGCCAAGGCCCTGGGTCAGGTGGCTCATGCCCATGGAGCTCCTGTTGAGACGCCCGAGGTGCAGCACGCCAAAGCTGCCCACTTCGCTGCCCATGCTGCCGCCCGTTCCGGACATGCCGTTGCCCCCATCAACCACGGTGGTTATCACGTGCCCGTAATCCACAATGGAGTGCCCGTCGATACGCCCGAGGTGCAGCACGCCAAGGCCGCCCACTACGCCGCCGTGTCGCAGGCCTCCGCCCACGGAGGAGCCTCGCACGGATCTTGGGACGATGGCAGCTACGACGGACGTTGGGAGCAGAGccacagcagccacaacagctaCGCCTCTGGCTACGCGCACAAGGgccccatccacatcccgGTCATCCACAACGGCGTGCCTGTGGAGCCTGCTGAGGTGCAGCACGCCCGCGCCGCGCATCTGAATGCGTTGGCCGCCGCCGGACATGGAGCTCCCGCCAGCCATGGTGGCTACTACGGCGGCAATGGACACGAGGATGATGGTCAGTACCACGCGCACTACGATCACTACTAA
- the LOC122620435 gene encoding octopamine receptor Oamb isoform X2: MNETECEDLIKSVKWTEPANLISLAVLEFINVLVIGGNCLVIAAVFCSNKLRSVTNFFIVNLAVADLLVGLAVLPFSATWEVFKVWIFGDLWCRIWLAVDVWMCTASILNLCAISLDRYVAVTRPVTYPSIMSTKKAKSLIAGIWVLSFFICFPPLVGWKDQKAVIQPTYPKGNHTLYYTTTMSSSEDGQLGLDSIKDQGEASLPPSPPHVGNGNAYNPYDPDFAPIDGSAEIRIAAMGSTSTSASTTITTTTSSASTTETEMDLDLLNTPPQNRPQTISGSCPWKCELTNDRGYVLYSALGSFYIPMFVMLFFYWRIYRAAVRTTRAINQGFKTTKGSPRESGNNRVDESQLILRIHRGRPCSTPQRTPLSVHSMSSTLSVNSNGGGGGAVASGLGASTEDHLQGGAPKRATSMRVCRQRHEKVAIKVSFPSSENVLDAGQQPQASPHYAVISSANGRRASFKTSLFDIGETTFNLDAAASGPGDLETGLSTTSLSAKKRAGKRSAKFQVKRFRMETKAAKTLAIIVGGFIVCWLPFFTMYLIRAFCDHCIQPTVFSVLFWLGYCNSAINPMIYALFSNEFRIAFKRIVCRCVCTRSGFRASENFQMIAARALMAPATFHKTISGCSDDGEGVDFS, from the exons ATGAATGAAACAGAGTGCGAGGATCTCATCAAATCTGTGAAATGGACGGAACCAGCCAATCTGATCTCCCTGGCCGTACTCGAGTTCATCAACGTTCTGGTCATCGGTGGCAACTGCCTCGTGATTGCCGCCGTCTTCTGTTCGAATAAGTTGAGGAGTGTGACGAACTTCTTCATTGTCAACCTGGCTGTGGCCGACCTTCTGGTGGGTTTGGCCGTGCTACCCTTCTCAGCCACCTGGGAGGTTTTCAAG GTTTGGATATTCGGCGATCTCTGGTGCCGCATTTGGCTGGCTGTCGATGTGTGGATGTGCACGGCATCGATCCTGAATCTGTGTGCCATATCTCTGGATCGCTATGTGGCGGTCACGCGACCCGTCACCTACCCAAGCATTATGTCCACGAAGAAGGCCAAGTCCTTAATCGCCGGCATTTGGGTACtctcattttttatttgctttccgCCGCTAGTCGGCTGGAAGGATCAGAAG GCGGTTATACAGCCGACCTATCCAAAGGGAAACCATACGCTTTACTACACCACCACGATGTCAAGCTCGGAGGATGGTCAACTAGGGTTAGATAGCATTAAGGACCAGGGCGAGGCCTCTTTGCCTCCCTCCCCGCCGCATGTCGGCAATGGGAACGCCTACAATCCCTACGATCCCGATTTCGCGCCCATCGATGGATCCGCGGAGATTCGGATTGCGGCCATGGGCTCGACTAGTACTTCGGCATCCACAACCATCACGACGACAACGTCCAGTGCGAGCAccacggaaacggaaatggacCTCGATCTGCTGAACACACCGCCGCAGAACAGACCCCAGACCATTTCCGGCAGCTGTCCATGGAAGTGCGAGCTGACCAACGATCGGGGTTATGTCCTGTACTCCGCCCTGGGATCCTTCTACATACCCATGTTCGTGATGCTCTTCTTCTACTGGCGCATCTACCGAGCTGCCGTGAGAACCACGAGGGCCATCAACCAGGGCTTTAAGACCACCAAGG GCAGTCCCCGCGAGTCGGGCAACAATCGAGTGGACGAATCCCAGCTTATATTGCGCATCCACCGAGGACGACCTTGCTCCACCCCTCAGCGCACACCTCTCTCGGTGCACTCAATGTCCTCGACTCTCAGCGTGAACAGCAACGGGGGCGGTGGTGGAGCCGTGGCCTCGGGACTGGGTGCCTCCACCGAGGATCACCTTCAGGGAGGCGCCCCCAAGCGGGCCACTTCAATGCGCGTCTGCCGACAGCGACACGAGAAGGTGGCCATCAAGGTGTCCTTTCCCTCCTCCGAGAACGTCCTCGACGCAGGACAACAGCCACAGGCGTCGCCACACTACGCCGTAATCAGCAGCGCCAACGGACGACGGGCCTCCTTCAAGACGAGCCTCTTCGACATTGGCGAAACCACCTTTAATTTGGACGCAGCTGCGTCTGGTCCTGGAGACTTAGAGACCGGACTCTCGACCACATCGCTGTCGGCCAAGAAGCGGGCAGGCAAGCGTAGCGCCAAGTTCCAGGTGAAGCGCTTCAGAATGGAGACCAAGGCGGCCAAGACGCTGGCCATCATTGTGGGCGGCTTCATCGTGTGCTGGCTGCCCTTCTTCACAATGTATCTGATCAGGGCCTTCTGCGACCACTGCATCCAGCCGACAGTCTTCTCGGTGCTCTTCTGGCTCGGCTACTGCAACTCGGCTATCAATCCGATGATCTATGCCCTCTTCTCGAATGAGTTTCGCATCGCCTTCAAGCGGATCGTGTGCCGATGCGTCTGCACCCGCAGTGGCTTCCGGGCGTCGGAGAATTTCCAGATGATAGCGGCGCGTGCCCTGATGGCACCGGCCACATTCCACAAGACCATATCCGGATGCTCGGATGACGGGGAGGGCGTGGACTTCAGCTGA
- the LOC122621118 gene encoding uncharacterized PE-PGRS family protein PE_PGRS46 has translation MRATVFFLGLLAISYWEESLGHVVPVGLPAVGTYLLSPPVVLLVQPPPPPPEDDGSYKPPSPPEDGSWLPQPGLEGEYSDPELSQSGSGSVSASDEAAAALSLVASQSADAQDAPSPPAEAGGAGSAGQAGQAGALLGGAGGAGGAGGGGSAGGGGGGGGGGGGGTATSGQSGDSGQPGAPSPAGPQPDGEDGADGADGPDGPDGSKGGKGGKGGKGARNGAGGGGGAGGAAPQPPPVAIPLQAAVLVPAPVWADPEPNAIHVV, from the exons ATGCGTGCCACAGTG TTCTTTCTCGGCCTCTTAGCCATCAGCTACTGGGAGGAGTCCCTTGGTCATGTTGTGCCCGTGGGTCTTCCTGCAGTCGGAACCTATCTGCTGTCTCCACCCGTTGTTTTGCTAGTCcaaccacctcctcctccgccggaaGACGATGGCTCCTACAAGCCGCCCTCGCCCCCCGAAGATGGCTCGTGGCTGCCACAGCCGGGTCTGGAAGGAGAGTACTCGGACCCGGAATTGAGCCAGAGTGGTAGTGGAAGCGTTTCAGCCAGTGACGAAGCAGCTGCTGCCTTGAGTTTGGTTGCCTCACAATCTGCTGACGCTCAAGATGCCCCTTCTCCTCCTGCGGAggccggaggagcaggaagTGCCGGTCAAGCGGGACAGGCTGGAGCACTTCTAGGCGGAgcgggaggagcaggaggcgcTGGTGGTGGAGGCAGCGctggaggcggtggtggtggaggaggcggtggcggtggaggaaCGGCCACATCCGGCCAGAGCGGCGACAGTGGACAGCCCGGAGCGCCGAGTCCGGCGGGTCCGCAGCCCGATGGCGAAGATGGAGCCGATGGAGCCGATGGGCCAGACGGTCCGGATGGCTCGAAGGGCGGAAAGGGCGGCAAGGGAGGAAAGGGAGCACGCAATGGAGCcggaggcggcggtggagctggaggagctgctcctCAGCCACCACCGGTGGCTATTCCTCTCCAGGCGGCCGTACTGGTTCCCGCTCCCGTTTGGGCCGATCCGGAGCCAAATGCGAT TCACGTTGTGTAA